The window CCTTGCGATGCCGCCTCTTTATAAAATTTCACACAATAAAAAAGAATGGTATGTTTATAATGATGATGAAAGAGATTCCGTTTTGGATCAAATAGGACGCGGAAACAATGCTGCTGTTCAGCGCTACAAGGGCTTGGGCGAAATGGACGGGACCCAGCTTTGGGAAACAACTATGGACCCGGCAAGACGGAAAATGATGAGGGTTACCCTTCCGGATGCCGTCGAAGCCGACAGAATTTTCAGCACGCTGATGGGAGAAGAAGTCGAACCCCGCCGAAAGTTCATCGAAGAAAACGCCGTCTATGCAAATCTGGATGTGTGATGCGTAATTAAGGGGAATATGTATGTTTGATGTTAATAGTTCTGTGCTCTTTTGGTTTGCAGGTATTGTGATACTCTTTGTTTTAATTCAGTCCGTCTTCTTTTTGATAAAGGCTTTGAGGCGGGCAAAAGAGCTCAATATGTCCCAAAAAAAAATAAAGCAAATTATCTCCGGAGCAGCGATTTTTACGGTTGCACCCGCCATTTCAATCATTTTAGGCATGATAAGCCTTTCCAAATTTTTAGGACTTCCCCTGCCTTGGCTCCGCCTTTCGGTACTGGGAGCCTTAACCTATGAGCTTACTGCGGCAAGCACAGCTGCTTCCGTTTTAGACATTCCCTTGGATGAGCCGATTGCAAATGCAACAGCCTATACGACTATTTCTTGGGTTATGGCCCTCGGAATAATTTCGGGGATTGTCGTGATTGCTCTTTTTCTGCCAAAGATGCAAAAAAATCTTATTAAGATGAAGTCCAAGGATGAAAAATGGAGTAAGCTCCTCATCGATGCCCTTTTTATGGGAATGATTTCCGCCTTTTTAGGAATGATATTTTCTGAAATCAGGCTCGGGCTTAAGGGTTGGATTCCCGTTTTTGTGATGTTTTTTTCAGCCTTTTTAATGCTTGTCTGCGGTTTAGTCGTAAAAAAGACAAGGGCTAAGTGGCTTGAAAGCTATGCTATGCCGATAAGCCTTTTGGGAGGGATGGCTTTTTCCATTCCGATTACCATGTTGATAGCTTAAACCGTTTAAGGTTTTATGGAACTTCTTATAGGAGGATTTTATGCAAGATACACAAATAGAATTCGGTTCATATGAAAAAAGCATACATAGGTGGGGAAGAACATGGATGGTAATAGCCATTATAATGTTTCTTTCTTATCCTCTTTTTACCTGTATTTACTATAACACTTGGCCCAATTTTTGGCTCCTTTTAAGGGGACTTTTCGGTGTTGCCGTTGTTTTTTGGCCGGTAGGAATTATTGAAGCTTTTACCTTCGCCCCCATGCTCGGTGCGGGCGGAACCTATGTAGGCTTTATCACAGGAAACTTGACAAACCTAAAAGTGCCCTGCGGAGTCTTGGCTTTGGAGACGGCAAAGGTTGAAGCCAATACCGAAGAAGGAGATGTAGTTACCACAATAGCCGTCGCAGTTTCTTCCATTACTACAACCCTTATCTTGGTTTTGGGAATGCTCTTATTGACTCAGTTAAAACCAATATTGGAATCACCCATCATGGCCCCGGCCTTTAAAAATATCTTGCCGGCCCTTTTTGGCGGCCTTCTGGTAGTCTTTGTTGCAAAAAATCCTAAGATTGCCGCAGTTCCCTTTGCCTTTATGCTGATTCTTTTTATTGCAATGCCCCAGCTTGGAAAGGCCATAAGTATGCTAATTCCCGTCGGGGCCGCAATTACAATCATCTACACAAGGATAATGTATAAGAAAGGAAAAATTTAAAATAACCGAATCCCTTATTATCTTTTAATCGCATTGCTGTTTATCTCGTCCACGTATTCAAAAAGTTTTTTTACCGCCTCTTTTGTTGTTGCCCATGAGGTACAAAAGCGAACTGCTGTTTGGTTTTCTGAAATTTTTGCCCAAAATTCGCATTTAAATTCTTTTTCTATTTTAGCTAAAAGACTATTTTCTATTATCGGAAAGCTCTGGTTTGTTTCGCTTTTCATAAAAAAAGAAAAGCCCCTATCGGAAAAACCTTTACGGATCATCTTTGCCGTTTCGTTCATTGTTCTTCCTATTTCGAAGTAAAGCTTATCCTTAAAAAGAGTTTTAAACTGAAGGCCTAAAAGTCTGCCCTTTGCAAAAAGACCGCCTTTTTGTTTTTGTATATATCTAAAGTCTTTTTGAAGATCTTGGTTGTTGATGATAAGGGCTTCACCGAAAAGAGCGCCCATCTTTGTTCCGCCTATATAAAAGGCATCCGTATATCTTGCCATGTCTGCAAGGCTTAAGTCGTTATTGTCAGCGGTGAGGGCTGTCCCTAGGCGGGCGCCGTCAACATAGAGGGGTACGGAATATTTTTGAGCGGTCAGCTTTAAAGCCTGTAATTCTTTTTTTGAATAAATGGTGCCGAGTTCCGTAGGATTTGAAATATAAATCATTCCGGGCTGAACCATGTGCTCGGCTGTGGGATCATCGTAATGTGCCCTTATAAGAGCTTCAGCCTGCTCCGCCGTTATTTTTCCGTTTGCCGATTCGATGGTTAGAACCTTGTGTCCGCAAGCTTCGATGGCTCCCGACTCATGTACGTTTATATGCCCTGTATCGGCGGCGATAACTCCCTGATGGGGTCTTAGTACTGAGGCTATCATGGTCAGGTTGGTTTGTGTTCCGCCAGAAAAGAAATAAACCTTACTTTGAGGTGCATCCAGTTCTTTTAAGATAAGGTCTGCAGCTTCTGCACAATATTCGTCACAGCCGTAACCGACGGTTTGCTCTTCATTTGTTTCCGTCAATGCTTTAAGAATTTTTGGATGACAACCTTCACTGTAATCATTTATAAAAAAATACATATTAAGCCCCCTAAATTTAGATTATATCATAAAAAAAGGGGCTTATCAATGTTTGGATTCATGTTTGAATTAACTCTTAAAAAGACCGGCCAATTCTTCATTGCTCAATTTTGAAATCCATGTTTCACCTGCGGAAATGCTCATACCGCTTATTTCCCGCTTTTTTTGAATCATCTCATCAATTTTTTCTTCAAAGGTACCGGAGCAGATAAGGCGGTGCACGAAGACGTTTTTTGTTTGTCCTATTCTAAATGCCCTGTCTGTGGCCTGATCTTCAACTGCGGGATTGTACCAAAGGTCAAAGTGAATTACCCTGTTAGCTGCCGTCAAGTTAAGGCCGGTACCTCCCGCCTTAAGAGAAATTAAAAAGATGCGGTAAGCAGAATCCGTTTGAAAAACCTCTACAGCCTTTTTTCTTTTTGAGGCGGGCATTTGACCGTGGAGTAAAAGAGGTTCGGTTCCCAATTCTTTTTGAATAATGTTTTTTAAAATGTCGAGGGTGCCTACATATTGGCTAAAAATAATTGCCTTTTCTCCCGAAGAAATTATTTCGTTTAAAAGCTCGATGAGGACAGCGGCCTTGCCTGAGTATTTCATTTCGATTGGAGTTTCCTTATCATAGGCTCTCGGATGATTGCACACCTGTTTTAAGGCCGTTAAAAGTTTTAGAACATAGGCCTGTCTTTCAATCTTAGTTTCGGCTCCCATCACCTTGTGCAATTCCGTTTCTACAAGGTTTTCATAAATTGCCAGCTGCTCAGGCGTCAAATTGCAATATTGATTTGTAATTATCTTATCCGGCAAATCAGAGATAACCTTGGGATCGGTCT of the Treponema denticola ATCC 35405 genome contains:
- a CDS encoding threonine aldolase family protein, with translation MYFFINDYSEGCHPKILKALTETNEEQTVGYGCDEYCAEAADLILKELDAPQSKVYFFSGGTQTNLTMIASVLRPHQGVIAADTGHINVHESGAIEACGHKVLTIESANGKITAEQAEALIRAHYDDPTAEHMVQPGMIYISNPTELGTIYSKKELQALKLTAQKYSVPLYVDGARLGTALTADNNDLSLADMARYTDAFYIGGTKMGALFGEALIINNQDLQKDFRYIQKQKGGLFAKGRLLGLQFKTLFKDKLYFEIGRTMNETAKMIRKGFSDRGFSFFMKSETNQSFPIIENSLLAKIEKEFKCEFWAKISENQTAVRFCTSWATTKEAVKKLFEYVDEINSNAIKR
- a CDS encoding DUF5058 family protein; the encoded protein is MFDVNSSVLFWFAGIVILFVLIQSVFFLIKALRRAKELNMSQKKIKQIISGAAIFTVAPAISIILGMISLSKFLGLPLPWLRLSVLGALTYELTAASTAASVLDIPLDEPIANATAYTTISWVMALGIISGIVVIALFLPKMQKNLIKMKSKDEKWSKLLIDALFMGMISAFLGMIFSEIRLGLKGWIPVFVMFFSAFLMLVCGLVVKKTRAKWLESYAMPISLLGGMAFSIPITMLIA